The proteins below are encoded in one region of Betaproteobacteria bacterium:
- the nusG gene encoding transcription termination/antitermination protein NusG produces the protein MTKRWYVVHAYSGFEKSVQRALLDRIQRAGMQEQFGQILVPVEEVVEMKGGQKSISERKFFPGYVLVEMEMTDDSWHLVKNTPKVTGFVGGTATKPTPISSKEVQNILNQIQEGVEKPKPKVLFEVGEVVRVKEGPFTDFHGSVEDVNYDKSKIRVSVTIFGRSTPVELDFGQVEKA, from the coding sequence ATGACGAAGCGATGGTACGTGGTGCATGCCTATTCCGGTTTCGAGAAGAGCGTGCAGCGAGCCCTCCTCGATCGCATCCAGCGTGCCGGGATGCAGGAGCAGTTCGGCCAGATCCTGGTCCCCGTGGAAGAGGTCGTCGAGATGAAGGGCGGCCAGAAGTCGATCAGCGAGCGCAAGTTCTTTCCGGGCTACGTGCTGGTCGAGATGGAGATGACGGATGACAGCTGGCATCTCGTCAAGAACACGCCCAAGGTGACCGGCTTCGTCGGCGGCACCGCAACGAAGCCGACGCCGATCTCCTCGAAGGAGGTGCAGAACATCCTGAACCAGATTCAGGAGGGGGTCGAGAAGCCCAAGCCGAAGGTGCTGTTCGAGGTGGGCGAAGTGGTGCGTGTCAAGGAAGGCCCGTTCACCGATTTCCACGGGTCGGTCGAGGACGTGAACTACGACAAGAGCAAGATCCGGGTGTCGGTGACCATCTTCGGACGCTCGACCCCGGTCGAGCTGGATTTCGGTCAGGTGGAGAAGGCCTGA
- the rplK gene encoding 50S ribosomal protein L11 has translation MAKKIVGLIKLQVPAGKANPSPPIGPALGQRGLNIMEFCKAFNAQTQGMEVGLPVPVVITAYQDKSFTFVMKTPPASVLIKKAAKIDKGSPKPHLDKVGKLTRAQVEEIARTKTPDLTAADLDAAVRTIAGSARSMGVEVEGV, from the coding sequence GTGGCAAAGAAAATCGTCGGCCTGATCAAGCTTCAGGTGCCGGCGGGCAAGGCGAACCCGAGCCCACCGATCGGTCCCGCGCTGGGTCAGCGCGGTCTCAACATCATGGAGTTCTGCAAGGCTTTCAATGCGCAGACCCAGGGCATGGAAGTCGGCCTCCCGGTGCCGGTGGTGATCACGGCCTACCAGGACAAGAGCTTCACCTTCGTGATGAAGACACCGCCCGCGTCGGTGCTCATCAAGAAGGCAGCGAAGATCGACAAGGGCAGCCCGAAGCCGCACCTGGACAAGGTCGGCAAGCTCACGCGCGCGCAGGTCGAGGAAATCGCGCGCACCAAGACGCCTGACCTGACCGCCGCCGATCTCGATGCCGCCGTGCGCACCATCGCCGGCAGCGCCCGCAGCATGGGCGTCGAAGTGGAGGGCGTCTGA